A region of Neovison vison isolate M4711 chromosome 7, ASM_NN_V1, whole genome shotgun sequence DNA encodes the following proteins:
- the ZSCAN18 gene encoding zinc finger and SCAN domain-containing protein 18 isoform X2, translated as MLPLEKAFATPRSSLIPPELPLLGSAAEDQEEDPKTVLGRDLEFSRQHFRNFIYQEAAGPHQAVTELFELCRQWLQPEVHSKEQMLELLVLEQFLSVLPDNVRPLVVAQCPESCKKAASLVKDLTKALEEPGGPARASEDLEPSETQASTDNSCPSPDPVLLEQGNIGDEKTEEAKPAKVELKKLTFPEVPLYLGEWGHLDPAEENLKTFRKLLLWGFQLAQPDDTCRLETEELRLVETEPPEGSFSGGWRWQEGRENMCETLMERITREILVCPLTGAAPEEEEQLQKALDPQEGEPSPVTMAHRRSVIQEPAQDRGTAGESPAVPMMPATTRQGLGRKRPCPKDVGGQGPECVSHVSSHLPCHVREPGAASHSAGSLARPDQDGSPAVCPAAEEPGLSRGKPYACSECGETFAWISHFIDHLRSHSGRKLYACPGCWKTFHFSLALAEHQKTHEKEKFYALGRALGPHPASCGAHDSGRLSGRMGVVAGDVFPVHSEAQR; from the exons ATGTTGCCTTTGGAGAAGGCATTTGCCACCCCTCGGAGCTCCCTAATTCCCCCAGAACTGCCTCTGCTAGGATCAGCAGCTGAGGACCAGGAGGAGGACCCCAAGACTGTCCTCGGGAGGGACCTTGAGTTCTCCCGCCAGCATTTCCGGAACTTCATCTACCAGGAAGCAGCTGGACCCCACCAGGCCGTGACTGAGCTCTTTGAGCTGTGCCGCCAGTGGCTGCAGCCCGAGGTGCATTCCAAGGAGCAGATGCTGGAGCTGCTGGTGCTGGAGCAGTTCCTGAGCGTCCTGCCTGACAATGTCCGGCCCCTGGTGGTGGCACAGTGTCCTGAGAGCTGCAAGAAGGCAGCCTCCCTGGTGAAGGACCTTACCAAGGCCCTGGAAGAGCCAG GTGGGCCTGCGAGGGCCAGTGAAGACCTGGAGCCCAGCGAGACCCAGGCATCCACTGACAACT cctgTCCCTCTCCAGACCCTGTGCTTCTGGAACAGGGGAACATCGGCGACGAGAAGACCGAAGAGGCCAAGCCTGCAAAGGTCGAGCTGAAG AAGTTGACATTTCCGGAGGTGCCTCTGTACCTAGGGGAGTGGGGCCACCTGGACCCGGCAGAGGAGAACCTGAAGACCTTCCGGAAGCTGCTCCTGTGGG GGTTTCAGCTGGCCCAGCCTGATGATACCTGCAGGCTGGAGACGGAGGAGCTCCGGTTAGTTGAAACAGAACCACCGGAAGGCAGCTTCTCAG GTGGCTGGAGGTGGCAGGAAGGTAGAGAAAACATGTGCGAGACACTGATGGAGAGGATCACGAGGGAAATTCTCGTTTGCCCTCTAACGGGAGCCGccccagaggaggaggagcagctgCAGAAGGCTCTGGATCCTCAGGAGGGGGAACCAAGCCCTGTCACCATGGCCCACAGGCGGTCAGTCATCCAGGAGCCAGCCCAGGACAGGGGCACAGCCGGGGAGAGTCCTGCGGTGCCTATGATGCCAGCCACCACGCGCCAAGGCCTTGGGAGAAAGAGGCCCTGCCCGAAGGATGTGGGTGGGCAGGGCCCCGAGTGTGTCTCCCATGTGAGCAGCCACCTGCCGTGCCACGTGAGAGAGCCTGGTGCAGCCAGCCATAGCGCAGGGTCCCTGGCCAGGCCGGACCAGGATGGTTCTCCGGCAGTTTGCCCTGCTGCTGAGGAGCCTGGGCTGTCCCGCGGGAAGCCCTATGCGTGCAGCGAGTGTGGGGAAACCTTTGCATGGATCTCACACTTTATCGATCATCTCAGAAGCCACAGTGGCAGGAAGCTGTACGCATGCCCGGGCTGCTGGAAGACCTTCCACTTCAGCCTAGCCCTGGCTGAGCACCAGAAGACCCATGAGAAGGAGAAATTCTACGCATTGGGGAGGGCCCTGGGACCCCACCCTGCATCGTGTGGAGCCCATGACAGCGGGAGGCTCAGTGGGCGTATGGGGGTTGTGGCAGGCGATGTTTTCCCTGTGCACTCGGAGGCACAGAGATGA
- the ZSCAN18 gene encoding zinc finger and SCAN domain-containing protein 18 isoform X1, whose translation MHFLVNSSCSYVNSPSTTPGLSLARHISQCEFEKMLPLEKAFATPRSSLIPPELPLLGSAAEDQEEDPKTVLGRDLEFSRQHFRNFIYQEAAGPHQAVTELFELCRQWLQPEVHSKEQMLELLVLEQFLSVLPDNVRPLVVAQCPESCKKAASLVKDLTKALEEPGGPARASEDLEPSETQASTDNSCPSPDPVLLEQGNIGDEKTEEAKPAKVELKKLTFPEVPLYLGEWGHLDPAEENLKTFRKLLLWGFQLAQPDDTCRLETEELRLVETEPPEGSFSGGWRWQEGRENMCETLMERITREILVCPLTGAAPEEEEQLQKALDPQEGEPSPVTMAHRRSVIQEPAQDRGTAGESPAVPMMPATTRQGLGRKRPCPKDVGGQGPECVSHVSSHLPCHVREPGAASHSAGSLARPDQDGSPAVCPAAEEPGLSRGKPYACSECGETFAWISHFIDHLRSHSGRKLYACPGCWKTFHFSLALAEHQKTHEKEKFYALGRALGPHPASCGAHDSGRLSGRMGVVAGDVFPVHSEAQR comes from the exons ATGCACTTTCTAGTGAATTCAAG CTGCAGTTACGTGAATTCGCCCTCCACAACACCTGGCCTGTCCCTGGCTCGTCACATTTCCCAGTGCGAGTTTGAAAAGATGTTGCCTTTGGAGAAGGCATTTGCCACCCCTCGGAGCTCCCTAATTCCCCCAGAACTGCCTCTGCTAGGATCAGCAGCTGAGGACCAGGAGGAGGACCCCAAGACTGTCCTCGGGAGGGACCTTGAGTTCTCCCGCCAGCATTTCCGGAACTTCATCTACCAGGAAGCAGCTGGACCCCACCAGGCCGTGACTGAGCTCTTTGAGCTGTGCCGCCAGTGGCTGCAGCCCGAGGTGCATTCCAAGGAGCAGATGCTGGAGCTGCTGGTGCTGGAGCAGTTCCTGAGCGTCCTGCCTGACAATGTCCGGCCCCTGGTGGTGGCACAGTGTCCTGAGAGCTGCAAGAAGGCAGCCTCCCTGGTGAAGGACCTTACCAAGGCCCTGGAAGAGCCAG GTGGGCCTGCGAGGGCCAGTGAAGACCTGGAGCCCAGCGAGACCCAGGCATCCACTGACAACT cctgTCCCTCTCCAGACCCTGTGCTTCTGGAACAGGGGAACATCGGCGACGAGAAGACCGAAGAGGCCAAGCCTGCAAAGGTCGAGCTGAAG AAGTTGACATTTCCGGAGGTGCCTCTGTACCTAGGGGAGTGGGGCCACCTGGACCCGGCAGAGGAGAACCTGAAGACCTTCCGGAAGCTGCTCCTGTGGG GGTTTCAGCTGGCCCAGCCTGATGATACCTGCAGGCTGGAGACGGAGGAGCTCCGGTTAGTTGAAACAGAACCACCGGAAGGCAGCTTCTCAG GTGGCTGGAGGTGGCAGGAAGGTAGAGAAAACATGTGCGAGACACTGATGGAGAGGATCACGAGGGAAATTCTCGTTTGCCCTCTAACGGGAGCCGccccagaggaggaggagcagctgCAGAAGGCTCTGGATCCTCAGGAGGGGGAACCAAGCCCTGTCACCATGGCCCACAGGCGGTCAGTCATCCAGGAGCCAGCCCAGGACAGGGGCACAGCCGGGGAGAGTCCTGCGGTGCCTATGATGCCAGCCACCACGCGCCAAGGCCTTGGGAGAAAGAGGCCCTGCCCGAAGGATGTGGGTGGGCAGGGCCCCGAGTGTGTCTCCCATGTGAGCAGCCACCTGCCGTGCCACGTGAGAGAGCCTGGTGCAGCCAGCCATAGCGCAGGGTCCCTGGCCAGGCCGGACCAGGATGGTTCTCCGGCAGTTTGCCCTGCTGCTGAGGAGCCTGGGCTGTCCCGCGGGAAGCCCTATGCGTGCAGCGAGTGTGGGGAAACCTTTGCATGGATCTCACACTTTATCGATCATCTCAGAAGCCACAGTGGCAGGAAGCTGTACGCATGCCCGGGCTGCTGGAAGACCTTCCACTTCAGCCTAGCCCTGGCTGAGCACCAGAAGACCCATGAGAAGGAGAAATTCTACGCATTGGGGAGGGCCCTGGGACCCCACCCTGCATCGTGTGGAGCCCATGACAGCGGGAGGCTCAGTGGGCGTATGGGGGTTGTGGCAGGCGATGTTTTCCCTGTGCACTCGGAGGCACAGAGATGA